Genomic window (Saccharothrix australiensis):
TCGCGTGCGTGCGCCGGGTCGGTCAGGCGACGCTGACCGATTCGAACTTCACTTCCTTGTTCGGCTTGCCGCCGCCCGGCGACGGGTCGAAGGAGCCGTCGTGGCCCGCTCGCGCGACCTCGTCGATCAGCTTCAGGCCGGCCTCGTCCACGCTGCCGAAGACCGTGTAGTTCGGTGGCAGCTGGGCGTCGCCGTAGACGATGAAGAACTGGCTGCCGTTGGTGCCCTTCTGGGTCTCCTTGTCGGTGCCCGAGTTCGCCATCGCCAGGTAGCCGCGGCCGTAGGTCAGCTCCGGCCAGACCTCGTCGTCGAAGGCGTAGCCGGGGCCGCCGCTGCCCGAGCCCGTCGGGTCGCCGCACTGGAGCATCTGGAGGCCCTCGGTGCCGATGCGGTGGCAGGCGGTGCCGTCGTAGTAGCCCTGCTTGGCCAGGCTGACGAAGCTGTTCACCGTGCACGGCGCGAGCGAGCGGTCCAGGGTGAGCTTCAGTTCGCCGACGTTGGACTTGATGGTGGCCGCCGCGGTGCCGTTCGACGGGATGCCGGACGCCTCGGGCGCCTTCGTGCCCTCCTTCGCCGAACCCTCCTTCGCCGGGCGGTACTCGCAGTTCACCGGGTCGGCGAGCGGGGTCGGCCGCTTGGGCAGGGCCTTGACCTCGGTCGGGATCTGGATCGGGGTGGGCGTCGTCGAGCTGCCCGCCGCGGCGTCGTCGCCGCCGCCGAAGTCGGTCGTCGCGATGAAGTACACACCGCCCGCGACCACGACCACGAGGGCCGCGGTCACGACCACGGCCAGGATCCGGCGCCGCTTCGCGCGCTCCGCCCTGCGGACGAGCTGGCGCTCCAGCTTCCGCTTGGCCTGCTCGCGGCGCTGCACGTTGGTCGGCACCTGCAACCTCCCTGTTCTCGCGTCGACCGGCGACGATCGGTCAGCAGTCTAGGGGGCTCGTATATGGCCGGCGTCAGGCGGATAGGCTGGTCCTGAGGTCCACAGGCACTTGTTGCCATTCCGTTGCCGACGA
Coding sequences:
- a CDS encoding peptidylprolyl isomerase translates to MPTNVQRREQAKRKLERQLVRRAERAKRRRILAVVVTAALVVVVAGGVYFIATTDFGGGDDAAAGSSTTPTPIQIPTEVKALPKRPTPLADPVNCEYRPAKEGSAKEGTKAPEASGIPSNGTAAATIKSNVGELKLTLDRSLAPCTVNSFVSLAKQGYYDGTACHRIGTEGLQMLQCGDPTGSGSGGPGYAFDDEVWPELTYGRGYLAMANSGTDKETQKGTNGSQFFIVYGDAQLPPNYTVFGSVDEAGLKLIDEVARAGHDGSFDPSPGGGKPNKEVKFESVSVA